In Aeromicrobium marinum DSM 15272, one genomic interval encodes:
- the rlmB gene encoding 23S rRNA (guanosine(2251)-2'-O)-methyltransferase RlmB, translating to MPGNSQRRGAIKKSGKGNPTAGSGGRRRKGLEGKGPTPRAEERPNHKVYKMKNAATKREAARPRRKTGDVAEWVAGRNSVLELLKATVPIHGLYVAEGTERDERMREIFKLAADQHVSLLEIGRVELDKLTGGAVHQGIAAKLNAYDYADPRDLLALAAERGEPALIVMLDGVTDPRNLGAVIRSASGFGAHGVVIPERRAAQITAAAWKTSAGAAARVPVARVTNLTRTLKELQEEGLMVIGLAADGDVELPSSQMLDGPVVVVIGSEGKGLSRLVGETCDELVSIPMSTGLESLNAGVAAGIALYAIARQRG from the coding sequence ATGCCCGGCAACAGCCAACGCCGAGGGGCGATCAAGAAGTCCGGCAAGGGAAACCCGACCGCCGGATCCGGAGGACGCCGGCGCAAGGGTCTGGAGGGCAAGGGCCCGACCCCGCGCGCCGAGGAGCGACCGAACCACAAGGTCTACAAGATGAAGAACGCCGCCACCAAGCGGGAGGCCGCGCGGCCCCGCCGCAAGACCGGTGACGTCGCGGAGTGGGTGGCCGGACGCAACTCGGTGCTGGAGCTGCTCAAGGCGACCGTGCCGATCCACGGGCTCTACGTCGCCGAGGGCACCGAGCGCGACGAGCGCATGCGCGAGATCTTCAAGCTCGCCGCCGACCAGCACGTCAGCCTGCTCGAGATCGGCCGGGTCGAGCTCGACAAGCTCACCGGGGGCGCGGTCCACCAGGGCATCGCCGCCAAGCTCAACGCCTACGACTACGCCGATCCGCGCGACCTGCTGGCGCTCGCGGCCGAGCGCGGCGAACCGGCCCTCATCGTGATGCTCGACGGCGTGACCGACCCGCGCAACCTCGGTGCCGTCATCCGGTCGGCCTCCGGTTTCGGGGCCCACGGTGTCGTCATCCCGGAGCGCCGGGCCGCGCAGATCACCGCGGCGGCGTGGAAGACCTCGGCCGGCGCCGCGGCCCGGGTGCCCGTCGCGCGCGTCACCAACCTCACCCGCACGCTCAAGGAGCTGCAGGAGGAGGGCCTCATGGTGATCGGTCTGGCGGCCGACGGCGACGTCGAGCTGCCGTCGTCGCAGATGCTCGACGGCCCGGTCGTCGTCGTCATCGGCAGCGAGGGCAAGGGGCTGTCGCGGCTGGTGGGCGAGACCTGCGACGAGCTCGTCTCGATCCCGATGTCGACGGGGCTGGAGAGCCTCAACGCCGGCGTCGCCGCGGGCATCGCGCTCTACGCCATCGCCCGGCAGCGCGGCTGA
- a CDS encoding D-arabinono-1,4-lactone oxidase translates to MTTWTNWAGNVTSTPAAVAHPGSTADVQDLVRRAAADGLTVKAVGAGHSFTPIGRTDGILLHLDRMSAIVGHDASTGRVRVQAGISLHGLNPRLGALGLALPNLGDVDPQSVAGAISTGTHGTGGRLHGISAAVVAVQLVTAAGDVLEIDEQHPWFGAARVSLGALGIITEVTLQCVPAFCLHAREEPMPLAEVMGRLDELVDDNDHFEFYWFPHTTKTSIKRNNRVADGTERQPVGRLRHWWDDEFLSNTAFEGINRVLTRRPGWIPRANALAASMLGAREYVDHSYEVFVSPRTVRFRESEFALPREALSHVLDELGRWFDAGHEAVSFPIEVRFTAADDVWMSTGHERDNCYVAVHQYRRTDPTAYFAAAEAIFTAHEGRPHWGKMHTLGADYFAERYSRFGDFVAIRDEVDPDRRFTNAYLDHVLG, encoded by the coding sequence ATGACCACCTGGACCAACTGGGCCGGCAACGTCACCAGCACCCCGGCCGCTGTGGCCCACCCCGGCTCCACCGCCGACGTGCAGGACCTCGTGCGACGGGCCGCCGCCGACGGCCTCACGGTCAAGGCCGTCGGCGCCGGTCACTCGTTCACGCCGATCGGTCGGACCGACGGCATCCTGCTGCACCTCGACCGGATGTCCGCGATCGTCGGGCACGACGCGTCCACCGGACGGGTGCGGGTGCAGGCCGGCATCTCGCTGCACGGACTCAACCCCCGACTCGGGGCGTTGGGGCTGGCGCTGCCGAATCTCGGCGACGTCGACCCGCAGTCGGTGGCCGGCGCCATCTCCACCGGCACCCACGGCACCGGCGGCCGCCTGCACGGCATCTCGGCCGCGGTCGTCGCGGTGCAGCTGGTCACAGCTGCGGGCGACGTCCTCGAGATCGACGAGCAGCACCCCTGGTTCGGCGCGGCCCGCGTCAGCCTCGGCGCGCTGGGCATCATCACCGAGGTCACCCTGCAGTGCGTGCCGGCGTTCTGTCTGCACGCCCGCGAGGAGCCGATGCCGCTCGCCGAGGTGATGGGCCGGCTCGACGAGCTCGTCGACGACAACGACCACTTCGAGTTCTACTGGTTCCCGCACACGACGAAGACCTCGATCAAGCGCAACAACCGGGTGGCAGACGGCACGGAGCGGCAGCCGGTCGGCCGGTTGCGGCACTGGTGGGACGACGAGTTCCTCAGCAACACCGCCTTCGAGGGCATCAACCGGGTGCTGACGCGGCGACCCGGCTGGATCCCGCGCGCCAACGCACTCGCCGCCTCGATGCTGGGTGCCCGCGAGTACGTCGACCACTCCTACGAGGTGTTCGTCTCGCCCCGCACGGTGCGGTTCCGCGAGTCGGAGTTCGCGCTGCCGCGTGAGGCCCTGTCGCACGTGCTCGACGAGCTCGGTCGCTGGTTCGACGCCGGCCACGAGGCGGTGTCGTTCCCGATCGAGGTCCGGTTCACCGCCGCCGACGACGTGTGGATGTCGACCGGGCACGAGCGCGACAACTGCTACGTCGCGGTGCACCAGTACCGCCGCACCGACCCGACGGCCTACTTCGCCGCGGCTGAGGCGATCTTCACCGCTCACGAGGGCCGACCGCACTGGGGCAAGATGCACACCCTCGGCGCCGACTACTTCGCCGAGCGGTACAGCCGGTTCGGGGACTTCGTCGCGATCCGCGACGAGGTGGACCCGGACCGCCGGTTCACCAACGCGTACCTCGACCACGTCCTCGGCTGA
- a CDS encoding alanine racemase, protein MTRLDDLLSATRDLPAPLAVVDEPALAANADDLVRRAGGVPIRVASKSVRVRGVVAETLARPGFAGVMSYSLAESLWLVEHGIDDVLLAYPTVDAAALRRLAADDRHRRAITLMVDGLPALDAIDRVLGPRHPDLQVCLDVDASYKIGPVHLGVRRSPVHSVRQARRAAEAIVRRPGFDLVGVMFYDAQIAGLPDTSPAVRLVKSRSAAELADRRARVVDAVRGVADLRLVNAGGTGSLEVTGDDPCVTELTAGSGLFTPTLFDSYDAFAARPAAYFALDVVRRPARDVATCFSGGYIASGPTGDARRPTPVHPPGLDLIGTEGAGEVQTPVRGRAARNLAPGDRVLFRHAKAGEMCERFDAVHLVDADGTVRSLPTYRGEGKNFG, encoded by the coding sequence ATGACCCGCCTCGACGACCTGCTCTCCGCCACCCGTGACCTGCCGGCACCGTTGGCGGTCGTCGACGAGCCCGCGCTCGCCGCCAACGCCGACGACCTCGTGCGGCGGGCCGGAGGGGTGCCGATCCGGGTGGCCAGCAAGTCCGTCCGGGTGCGCGGAGTCGTCGCCGAGACCCTGGCGCGACCGGGATTCGCCGGGGTCATGTCGTACTCGCTGGCCGAGTCCCTCTGGCTGGTCGAGCACGGGATCGACGACGTCCTGCTGGCCTACCCCACCGTCGACGCCGCGGCCCTGCGCCGCCTGGCTGCCGATGACCGGCACCGCCGCGCCATCACCCTCATGGTCGACGGCCTGCCCGCGCTCGACGCGATCGACCGGGTGCTGGGCCCGCGCCACCCCGACCTGCAGGTCTGCCTCGACGTCGACGCCTCCTACAAGATCGGCCCCGTCCACCTGGGGGTCCGCCGCTCGCCGGTGCACTCGGTGCGCCAGGCCCGCCGCGCCGCCGAGGCGATCGTCCGACGCCCGGGCTTCGACCTCGTCGGCGTGATGTTCTACGACGCCCAGATCGCCGGCCTGCCGGACACCTCCCCCGCGGTCCGGCTGGTCAAGAGTCGCTCCGCCGCCGAGCTGGCCGACCGCCGGGCCCGGGTGGTCGACGCCGTGCGGGGCGTGGCCGACCTCCGGCTCGTCAACGCCGGGGGCACGGGCAGCCTCGAGGTCACCGGGGACGATCCCTGCGTCACCGAGCTGACGGCCGGCTCCGGGCTGTTCACCCCGACCCTGTTCGACTCCTACGACGCCTTCGCGGCGCGACCGGCCGCGTACTTCGCGCTCGACGTCGTCCGTCGTCCGGCCCGCGACGTCGCGACCTGTTTCAGCGGCGGTTACATCGCCTCCGGTCCCACCGGCGACGCCCGCCGACCGACGCCGGTGCACCCGCCGGGGCTCGACCTGATCGGGACCGAGGGAGCCGGCGAGGTGCAGACCCCGGTCCGCGGGCGGGCGGCACGGAACCTCGCGCCCGGCGACCGGGTGCTGTTCCGCCACGCGAAGGCCGGCGAGATGTGCGAGCGGTTCGACGCCGTCCATCTCGTCGACGCCGACGGGACCGTCCGGTCCCTGCCCACCTACCGCGGCGAGGGGAAGAACTTCGGATGA
- a CDS encoding helix-turn-helix domain-containing protein, whose amino-acid sequence MTAMDAFEGRTWFSTAQAAQHSGWSSKTVLRALRDGTLAGSQRMAGGRWRIHRDDLDAWLRGE is encoded by the coding sequence ATGACAGCGATGGACGCCTTCGAGGGCCGCACATGGTTCAGCACCGCCCAGGCTGCCCAGCACAGCGGCTGGTCCAGCAAGACCGTGCTCCGCGCCCTCCGTGACGGCACTCTGGCTGGCAGCCAGCGCATGGCCGGGGGGCGCTGGAGGATCCACCGGGACGACCTGGACGCATGGCTGCGCGGCGAATGA
- a CDS encoding DUF3263 domain-containing protein, whose product MAARRMMALTDDERAMLELERQWFAHRGSKEGRILERFGLSPTRYHQVLLRLIDREDALAHDPILVKRLRRLRTKRAASRTARRVGDE is encoded by the coding sequence ATGGCTGCGCGGCGAATGATGGCACTCACCGATGACGAGCGAGCGATGCTCGAGCTGGAGCGCCAGTGGTTCGCCCACCGTGGGTCGAAGGAGGGCCGCATCCTCGAGCGGTTCGGCCTGTCCCCGACTAGGTACCACCAGGTGCTGCTGCGGCTGATCGACCGGGAGGACGCTCTCGCCCACGACCCGATCCTGGTGAAGCGGCTCCGCCGGCTGCGGACAAAGCGCGCCGCCTCCCGCACAGCCCGCCGGGTGGGCGATGAGTGA
- a CDS encoding DUF3800 domain-containing protein encodes MASNQRTGRAARSGSVQTPTFWIDESGSKNTASRCFVVAGIKTRHPDDLLRAIHSIRERHSYAHEFKFGRINKRNAPYMVELVDLLADSDAHLIASVVGPDHNPFKGKAAWEAQADLISRLIVGSLNKNEVAAAFMDGISTPPDRSLGRAVKRGVNGRLQGTPLVTAVSLNSKTNDLLQAADLVAGAIRHQRMSDGPLQGVGVEKAKVADRLATAFGTKDLSDQRETRVNIATVRGRGTAGRRLRPVRDESHAS; translated from the coding sequence ATGGCTTCTAACCAGCGAACTGGCCGCGCTGCCCGCAGCGGCAGCGTGCAGACGCCTACGTTCTGGATCGACGAGAGCGGATCGAAGAACACCGCGAGTCGATGCTTCGTCGTCGCCGGGATCAAGACCCGCCACCCCGATGATCTCCTCCGGGCGATCCACTCGATCCGGGAGCGTCACTCGTATGCGCACGAGTTCAAGTTCGGCCGGATCAACAAGCGGAACGCGCCGTACATGGTGGAGTTGGTCGACCTCCTCGCAGACAGTGACGCCCATCTGATCGCCTCGGTGGTCGGTCCTGACCACAACCCCTTCAAGGGCAAGGCGGCGTGGGAGGCGCAGGCTGACCTGATCTCACGGCTCATCGTGGGGAGCCTCAACAAGAACGAGGTCGCTGCGGCGTTCATGGACGGGATCTCGACTCCGCCCGACAGGTCGCTGGGTAGAGCTGTGAAGCGGGGGGTCAACGGCCGGCTGCAGGGTACGCCCTTGGTGACCGCGGTCTCCCTCAACTCGAAGACCAACGATCTGCTTCAGGCGGCTGACCTCGTCGCTGGCGCGATCCGCCACCAGCGCATGTCCGATGGACCGCTGCAGGGCGTCGGCGTCGAGAAGGCCAAGGTGGCAGATCGCCTGGCGACAGCCTTCGGCACCAAGGACCTGTCAGATCAGCGCGAGACCAGGGTCAACATCGCCACGGTTCGGGGCCGCGGTACCGCGGGGCGACGACTCCGACCCGTTCGTGACGAATCTCACGCCTCTTGA
- a CDS encoding glucosamine-fructose-6-phosphate aminotransferase codes for MPDRDRILAAKIGGTARRLATTAVPQDQAVTQMRTLAGDRTDLLTSELGAILGGYLARPIYAEALATAHLLAVAIGVPETGPMVEAFDRARDAATRGGYSHRQGT; via the coding sequence ATGCCTGACCGTGACCGGATCCTCGCCGCGAAGATCGGCGGCACCGCCCGCCGCCTCGCCACCACCGCCGTCCCCCAGGATCAGGCCGTCACGCAGATGCGCACACTCGCCGGCGACCGGACCGACCTGCTCACGTCCGAGCTCGGGGCGATCCTCGGTGGCTACCTCGCGAGGCCGATCTATGCCGAAGCCCTGGCGACCGCGCATCTGCTCGCCGTGGCCATCGGCGTGCCCGAGACCGGGCCGATGGTCGAGGCGTTCGACCGTGCGCGAGACGCCGCGACACGGGGCGGGTACAGCCACAGACAGGGCACGTGA
- a CDS encoding DUF7264 domain-containing protein, with product MPEVQFGADPLPLKVILTSGADFRQVVQADDGEPWPESLSAELRFSSGQTWAATVDGTDLVWAVDKAQVAVVIAAEPSRVDLFAVDGTSDECWARGVVVICA from the coding sequence GTGCCTGAGGTCCAGTTCGGTGCCGACCCGCTGCCGTTGAAGGTGATCCTCACCTCCGGGGCGGACTTCCGTCAGGTCGTCCAGGCTGACGACGGCGAGCCGTGGCCTGAGAGCCTGTCGGCCGAGCTGCGGTTCTCCTCGGGTCAGACGTGGGCGGCGACGGTCGACGGCACCGACCTGGTCTGGGCGGTCGACAAGGCGCAGGTCGCGGTCGTCATCGCTGCCGAGCCCTCCCGTGTGGACCTGTTCGCCGTGGACGGCACCAGCGACGAGTGCTGGGCCCGCGGGGTCGTGGTGATCTGTGCCTGA
- a CDS encoding holin — protein MSTIFSRAFARDAAERALATFAEVLPASWVAGQTGWLDVDWTGSLSIAGLAALASICKSVVATRVGDDTARLGSA, from the coding sequence GTGAGCACGATCTTCTCCCGGGCCTTCGCCCGCGACGCCGCGGAGCGGGCCCTCGCCACGTTCGCCGAGGTCCTCCCCGCGTCGTGGGTCGCCGGGCAGACCGGCTGGCTGGACGTCGACTGGACGGGGTCCCTGTCGATCGCCGGCCTCGCGGCCCTCGCGTCCATCTGCAAGTCGGTCGTGGCCACGAGGGTCGGCGACGACACTGCACGTCTCGGCAGCGCCTGA
- a CDS encoding peptidoglycan recognition protein family protein, translating to MLTDLADACRKSGLRVVEVPGWKHEGRPGTFSPRGVAAHHTADTLSDHYSGAELTRREEDYARIGLSTGHRELPGPLCQIGLGRDGTVYVIAAGRANHAGKVRSWGGWVSAGDGNTQAIGIEAMNSAYEGWSDTQSRAYHRLCAALCDHYGWPRSRVAAHGEISTSGKWDPGVNGRLIDMNAFRAAVAGVTQGDDDMQNTEEQYEIFRHFLARALRYDIRPLGAGADWKLGPTLWERLAQIEGNLGDQITAIEGADVDEIAQQVVESLDDDLAEKVLALLADRIGGKS from the coding sequence ATGCTGACTGACCTCGCCGACGCCTGCAGGAAGTCCGGCCTCCGAGTCGTGGAGGTCCCGGGCTGGAAGCACGAGGGCCGCCCTGGCACGTTCTCGCCCCGCGGCGTCGCAGCGCACCACACTGCCGACACCTTGTCGGATCACTACTCGGGGGCGGAGCTGACCCGCCGCGAGGAGGACTACGCCCGCATCGGACTGTCCACCGGTCACCGCGAACTCCCCGGTCCGCTGTGCCAGATCGGGCTCGGTCGCGACGGCACCGTCTACGTCATCGCCGCGGGGCGCGCCAACCACGCCGGCAAGGTCCGCTCCTGGGGTGGGTGGGTGTCGGCCGGCGACGGCAACACGCAGGCGATCGGCATCGAGGCCATGAACTCCGCCTACGAGGGCTGGTCCGACACCCAATCCCGCGCGTATCACCGGCTCTGCGCCGCGCTGTGCGACCACTACGGGTGGCCCCGCTCCCGGGTGGCCGCGCACGGGGAGATCAGCACCTCCGGGAAGTGGGACCCCGGCGTGAACGGCCGCCTGATCGACATGAACGCCTTCCGCGCCGCCGTGGCCGGAGTGACCCAAGGAGACGACGACATGCAGAACACCGAAGAGCAGTACGAGATCTTCAGGCACTTCCTGGCCCGGGCGCTGCGGTACGACATCAGGCCGCTGGGCGCCGGCGCGGACTGGAAGCTCGGCCCGACTCTGTGGGAGCGCCTGGCGCAGATCGAGGGGAACCTGGGCGACCAGATCACCGCCATCGAAGGCGCCGACGTCGACGAGATCGCCCAGCAGGTCGTGGAGTCGCTCGACGACGACCTCGCGGAGAAGGTCCTGGCGCTCTTGGCGGACCGGATCGGAGGCAAGTCGTGA
- a CDS encoding phage tail tape measure protein produces the protein MRELWIKIGARTEGLQSGLAKAQVSVSQFDKALQQSAERRQAINELGTAFGVMGLAAAGAVGLSVKAAVDWESAWAGVQKTVNGTTEELAALEDELREMARTMPSTHAEIAAVAEAAGQLGVATADVADFSRIMLQLGETTNLSADEAATSIAQLMNVMQTAPEDVDNLGAALVSLGNNGASTERDIIQMAQNLAGAGQTVGLAESEVLALANALASVGIEAEAGGSSVSRILMDMAKAVKTGSDDLQIWADVAGQSIGDFSRAFEESPARAFDAFTQGLGRINDAGGDVFTLLDNLGQSDIRVTRALLGMASSGDLLTKSLDLGAEAWAENTALSEEYEKRTGTAAAQVQIAWNGIKDNLIDVGAAALPMVKDLSEAVADLTGWFSDLPDGVQQSTLKFLALTAALGGSGFAVSRAITGFTSLANTLSALTTNGDALTRGALFARGGAMFAGLGLAATASELGEVNEGLGVLGTVASGALLGFAVGGPIGGALGAGAGTIAAMAASTRDASEAFDTGRPSVDEYAASLDGITASATEATRALVFDGLAQTNALQAAEKLGIASRDLVGYVLGEADARDRVNAALQREQELFASGAGATRIELANGSRVTALNELSTALGIVGDEFTEAEKKALVASAAIATWDEALSGLPEEVKVELANLNYDPTQAQIDQLIATYNLTPEQVDTLLRAFDQVSPAAATARDALNSIDGRVVTTRIVSVYESRYAQTGNRSSRSVAEMLAIPERNGAVLDFYRDGGMRENHVAQMAPAGAWRVWAEPETEGESYIPHARSKRQRSLEIWAETGKRLGVNSYAQGAVSPSGGTADPFPRDLARAIGSEVARALSNASWRADQRGDMRVILQGG, from the coding sequence ATGCGCGAACTGTGGATCAAGATCGGGGCTCGTACCGAAGGCCTTCAGTCGGGCCTCGCGAAGGCGCAGGTCTCGGTCTCGCAGTTCGACAAGGCGCTGCAGCAGTCTGCCGAACGCCGGCAAGCGATCAACGAACTGGGCACTGCGTTCGGGGTGATGGGTCTCGCTGCAGCCGGCGCCGTAGGGCTGTCCGTCAAGGCCGCGGTCGACTGGGAGTCTGCGTGGGCTGGGGTGCAGAAGACCGTCAACGGCACCACCGAGGAACTGGCGGCGCTCGAGGACGAACTGCGGGAGATGGCTAGAACGATGCCGTCGACCCACGCGGAGATCGCCGCGGTTGCTGAGGCCGCTGGACAGTTGGGTGTGGCCACAGCTGATGTTGCTGATTTCAGCCGAATCATGCTTCAGCTCGGCGAGACGACCAACCTCAGCGCCGACGAAGCAGCGACGTCGATCGCTCAGCTGATGAACGTCATGCAGACCGCCCCTGAGGACGTGGACAACCTCGGTGCTGCACTCGTGTCGCTCGGCAACAACGGCGCCTCTACTGAGCGGGACATCATCCAGATGGCCCAGAACCTCGCCGGTGCCGGCCAGACCGTCGGCCTGGCCGAGTCCGAAGTCCTGGCACTGGCGAACGCGCTCGCGTCCGTGGGCATCGAGGCTGAGGCCGGCGGCTCATCGGTCTCACGGATCCTCATGGACATGGCGAAGGCCGTGAAGACCGGCTCCGACGACCTGCAGATCTGGGCCGACGTCGCCGGTCAATCCATTGGCGACTTCTCGCGCGCCTTCGAGGAGTCCCCTGCGCGTGCGTTCGATGCGTTCACCCAGGGCCTCGGACGAATCAATGACGCAGGCGGCGACGTCTTCACGCTGCTGGACAACTTGGGACAGTCCGACATCCGCGTCACGCGCGCGCTGCTCGGCATGGCGTCCTCGGGCGATCTGCTGACCAAGTCTCTGGATCTCGGCGCCGAAGCGTGGGCCGAGAACACCGCACTGTCGGAGGAGTACGAGAAGCGCACCGGCACAGCGGCTGCTCAGGTGCAGATCGCGTGGAACGGGATCAAGGACAACCTGATCGACGTTGGTGCGGCGGCGTTGCCGATGGTCAAGGATCTCAGCGAGGCGGTCGCGGACCTCACGGGCTGGTTCTCGGACCTCCCTGACGGAGTCCAGCAGTCGACGCTGAAGTTCCTCGCGCTGACTGCCGCTCTCGGCGGCAGCGGGTTCGCCGTGTCACGAGCCATCACTGGATTCACGAGCCTGGCAAACACCCTGAGCGCGCTCACCACCAACGGCGACGCGCTGACCAGAGGTGCGCTGTTCGCTCGCGGTGGTGCCATGTTCGCTGGGCTCGGTCTCGCCGCCACCGCGTCCGAACTCGGCGAGGTGAACGAGGGACTCGGAGTGCTCGGAACAGTTGCATCCGGTGCGCTCCTGGGGTTCGCTGTCGGCGGTCCGATCGGAGGAGCGCTGGGAGCCGGCGCCGGCACGATCGCTGCGATGGCTGCCTCGACCCGTGACGCGTCGGAGGCATTCGACACCGGCCGCCCATCGGTCGACGAGTACGCGGCATCTCTGGACGGGATCACCGCGTCGGCGACGGAGGCGACTCGGGCGCTGGTGTTCGACGGGCTCGCGCAGACCAATGCACTGCAGGCGGCCGAGAAGCTCGGCATCGCGTCGCGTGACTTGGTCGGGTACGTCCTCGGAGAGGCCGACGCCCGAGATCGGGTGAACGCGGCCTTGCAGCGTGAACAGGAGCTGTTCGCCAGCGGTGCCGGCGCCACCAGGATCGAACTGGCCAACGGATCCCGTGTCACCGCCCTCAACGAACTGTCGACTGCCCTCGGCATCGTCGGCGACGAGTTCACCGAGGCGGAGAAGAAGGCGCTCGTCGCGTCGGCCGCGATCGCAACGTGGGATGAGGCACTCTCTGGCCTCCCAGAAGAGGTCAAGGTCGAACTGGCCAACCTGAACTATGACCCGACTCAGGCGCAGATCGACCAGCTGATCGCGACGTACAACCTGACACCCGAGCAGGTCGACACCCTCCTGCGCGCATTCGATCAAGTGTCACCGGCCGCCGCGACTGCCCGCGACGCGCTCAACTCGATCGACGGGCGCGTCGTAACCACACGAATCGTCTCGGTGTACGAGTCGCGGTACGCCCAGACCGGAAACCGTTCTTCACGATCGGTCGCTGAAATGCTCGCCATCCCGGAGCGCAACGGTGCCGTCTTGGACTTCTACCGCGACGGTGGGATGCGGGAGAACCATGTGGCGCAGATGGCTCCTGCTGGCGCGTGGCGGGTCTGGGCCGAGCCGGAGACCGAGGGCGAGTCGTACATCCCGCATGCCCGGTCGAAGCGTCAGCGGTCGTTGGAGATCTGGGCCGAGACCGGCAAGCGCCTCGGTGTGAACTCCTACGCGCAGGGCGCGGTGTCGCCCAGCGGCGGGACGGCTGATCCGTTCCCTCGTGACCTTGCTCGTGCGATCGGTTCTGAGGTTGCGCGGGCTCTTTCGAACGCGTCGTGGCGTGCTGACCAGCGCGGTGACATGCGCGTGATCCTCCAGGGAGGCTGA